Proteins encoded together in one Coffea arabica cultivar ET-39 chromosome 2c, Coffea Arabica ET-39 HiFi, whole genome shotgun sequence window:
- the LOC113724945 gene encoding membrane-associated kinase regulator 5-like, with protein sequence MEPFSLLKFRRSAGTDPNSDVDSLSSNKKTNVDVRNRAPETDDQEESDEYDDISDNDDRDSQSDSFFDLVFTAPDCYNKQAIIANDANCILPHDSSKGDRREGSIHSLIELESPLKSKVFPVDVVDPNSKPHSPISLLKSAPKFRVLLLGFRKSKSDEPQSNPASSEPKRRQFHKPAQNTNRESKRLAAVKYKVEQVPIGSLFSRDNSLRSKLQRERTFDFSIDDSSKPMPKDVPMYLKLIRPLYIRASKRYSDKMRFPWEHQSSRVSPMSSPAGESRRGVDRGGGGFRAVSKHLGRSRSAASSTAGMTASPANRRDDSLLLHNDGIQSAILHCKRSYNSPAKECSG encoded by the exons ATGGAACCGTTTAGCTTACTCAAGTTCCGGCGTAGCGCCGGGACTGACCCCAACTCCGACGTCGATTCCTTGAGCAGCAACAAGAAGACTAACGTGGACGTCCGGAATCGTGCCCCCGAGACTGATGATCAGGAAGAGAGCGACGAGTACGACGACATCAGCGACAACGACGACCGAGATTCACAATCAGATTCTTTCTTCGATTTGGTCTTCACAGCTCCCGATTGCTACAATAAGCAAGCAATAATAGCAAACGACGCTAACTGCATTCTCCCCCACGATTCTTCCAAAGGCGACCGCCGCGAGGGCAGCATTCACAGCTTAATAGAGCTGGAGTCTCCCCTGAAGTCGAAAGTCTTTCCAGTGGACGTAGTCGACCCCAACTCCAAGCCTCACTCTCCAATCTCATTGCTGAAATCCGCACCCAAGTTCAGAGTCTTGTTGCTAGGCTTTAGGAAGTCTAAATCAGACGAGCCCCAATCTAACCCAGCTTCTTCGGAACCCAAACGTCGTCAGTTCCATAAACCAGCACAGAATACTAATCGAGAGAGCAAGCGTTTGGCCGCCGTCAAGTACAAAGTAGAACAAGTTCCGATCGGATCATTGTTCTCCCGAGACAACAGCTTGAGAAGTAAGTTGCAGCGGGAGCGCACCTTTGATTTTTCCATAGACGACTCCTCCAAGCCGATGCCCAAAGACGTCCCAATGTACTTGAAGCTGATCAGGCCGCTGTACATCAGAGCTTCGAAGCGGTACAGCGACAAAATGAGGTTCCCTTGGGAACATCAGTCATCGAGGGTTTCTCCGATGTCATCTCCTGCGGGGGAATCGAGGCGAGGGGTAGATCGCGGCGGAGGAGGCTTTAGAGCAGTGAGCAAGCACCTGGGGAGGAGTCGATCGGCTGCGTCGTCGACGGCAGGCATGACGGCGTCGCCGGCCAACAGGAGAGATGATTCGCTGTTGCTGCACAATGACGGAATCCAAAGTGCTATTCTTCATTGCAAGAGATCGTACAACTCACCAGCTAAAg AATGTTCGGGGTGA
- the LOC113721377 gene encoding late embryogenesis abundant protein At1g64065-like, whose product MAANRSPAPLVAANSTRPRSNIEEAAVEDYSGELRRKKRIKYLLYAVAFVIFQTGIIVLFTQTIMKIRTPRFRMVSATFDNFTVGTPSSPSFDLNMNAQLGVKNTNFGNFRYPSTTMYLYYRGSQVGEALIPKANVGWRTTRKFGVVVKLSSANLTSNSQVLADDINAGVLPITSQSDLRGKVRLTFIFKKKKSSKMNCTMDVFTATQQLSNISCK is encoded by the coding sequence atggcCGCGAACCGTTCCCCAGCTCCATTGGTTGCAGCCAACAGCACTCGTCCTAGAAGCAACATTGAGGAGGCAGCAGTGGAAGACTACTCAGGAGAGCTCCGTCGCAAGAAGCGCATCAAGTATCTGCTTTACGCTGTTGCTTTCGTGATATTCCAAACTGGTATCATAGTCCTCTTTACTCAAACCATCATGAAAATCAGAACTCCCAGGTTTCGCATGGTCTCCGCCACATTCGACAACTTCACTGTCGGGACCCCATCCAGCCCTTCCTTTGATCTCAACATGAATGCTCAACTTGGTGTCAAGAACacaaattttggtaatttcagGTACCCAAGCACCACCATGTACTTGTACTACCGAGGTTCTCAAGTTGGGGAGGCCCTCATTCCCAAGGCAAACGTGGGATGGAGAACCACCAGGAAGTTTGGCGTTGTCGTCAAGCTTAGCTCAGCAAATTTGACATCAAATTCCCAAGTACTGGCAGATGATATAAACGCTGGCGTTTTGCCAATTACCAGCCAGTCTGATTTGAGGGGCAAAGTACGGTTAACCTTCATATTCAAAAAGAAGAAATCCAGCAAAATGAACTGCACCATGGATGTTTTTACTGCAACTCAACAGCTTTCCAACATCTCATGCAAATAA
- the LOC113728276 gene encoding late embryogenesis abundant protein At1g64065-like → MAGKENQSPHPLVPGPANGTYVRTGDDEAGRGGSRELRRQKRKKYLLYFVAFVIFQTGVILIFTMTIMKVRTPRFRVRSATFDAFNVSRQPPNNRTFNISMNAQVGVKNANFGRYKYQGTTMTFLYRGSQVGEGVIQKSSVGWRSTKKFNVAVQLTSDNFTSDSQLAADLNANILRLTSQAELKGKVALTFIFNKKKSAKMNCTMDVFLTTEQLANISCD, encoded by the coding sequence ATGGCAGGAAAAGAGAACCAATCCCCACATCCACTGGTTCCGGGACCAGCCAACGGAACATACGTGAGAACCGGCGATGACGAGGCAGGAAGGGGAGGCTCCAGAGAGCTCCGTCGCCAGAAGCGGAAAAAGTATTTACTTTACTTCGTTGCCTTCGTCATCTTCCAAACCGGCGTTATCTTGATCTTCACAATGACGATCATGAAGGTCCGAACTCCGAGGTTCCGCGTCCGGTCCGCCACGTTCGACGCTTTCAACGTAAGCAGACAACCACCGAATAACCGTACATTCAATATAAGCATGAACGCTCAAGTTGGCGTCAAGAATGCAAATTTCGGCAGATACAAGTACCAGGGCACCACCATGACCTTTTTATACAGAGGCAGCCAAGTTGGGGAGGGCGTTATTCAGAAATCAAGCGTTGGATGGAGATCCACCAAGAAGTTTAACGTTGCCGTCCAACTCACTTCTGATAACTTTACATCAGATTCACAACTGGCAGCTGATTTGAACGCCAACATTTTGCGACTTACCAGCCAGGCTGAATTGAAGGGCAAAGTGGCGCTCACCTTTATATTTAACAAGAAGAAGAGCGCCAAAATGAATTGCACCATGGATGTCTTCCTCACCACCGAACAGCTGGCCAACATCTCATGCGACTGA
- the LOC113728277 gene encoding late embryogenesis abundant protein At1g64065, giving the protein MVDGEQHATYPLAPANGYSRSHEPESDSDDSRELRQKKRMKYLLYFVAFVIFQTGVIVVFTLTIMKVRTPKFRVQSATFDNFNVGTPTNPAFDLSMNARVSIKNANFGTFKYQNTTMNFFYRGNPVGQAAIPKSSVGWRSNKKINVAVKLSSANLPTPNSQLGTDLSTRLLPLTSQAELKGKVALTFIFKKKKATQMNCSMEVAVASQQLANIVCE; this is encoded by the coding sequence atggtggacggagagcaGCATGCCACATATCCGTTGGCTCCCGCAAACGGTTATAGCCGTAGCCATGAACCGGAGTCAGACTCAGACGATTCCCGGGAGCTCCGTCAGAAGAAGCGCATGAAATATTTGCTGTACTTTGTTGCATTTGTGATATTTCAAACTGGTGTCATTGTCGTTTTCACATTAACCATCATGAAAGTGAGAACTCCAAAGTTTCGGGTGCAGTCCGCCACATTTGACAATTTCAACGTGGGAACGCCAACAAACCCGGCATTTGATTTGAGCATGAATGCCAGAGTCAGTATCAAGAACGCAAACTTTGGAACATTCAAGTACCAAAATACCACAATGAACTTCTTTTATAGAGGGAACCCTGTTGGGCAGGCAGCTATTCCCAAGTCAAGTGTGGGATGGAGATCTAACAAGAAGATTAACGTTGCGGTGAAACTTAGCTCCGCTAACTTACCAACGCCGAATTCTCAATTGGGAACTGATCTGAGTACTAGACTTTTGCCGCTTACCAGCCAGGCTGAGTTGAAGGGCAAAGTGGCTCTCACATTCATattcaagaagaagaaagcaacACAGATGAATTGCTCCATGGAAGTTGCGGTTGCAAGTCAACAGCTTGCGAATATAGTATGCGagtga
- the LOC113728278 gene encoding late embryogenesis abundant protein At1g64065-like — protein MPSSPYTGHANQAKHDIESSELRKKKRMKCLAYVAAFAVFQTAVILIFVLTIMKVRTPKFRVRSADFDESFQVGNLSTPSFSFRMDAELGVKNANFGNYKFQNSSIFFLYGDTGVGEAAFSKSKAGWRSTKKFHVSVDLSSKSLPSNSQLGNDLRSGVLNLRSQSRLDGKVELLFIFKKKKSVNMDCTLTIGVAEKQVRQISCK, from the coding sequence ATGCCTTCATCACCTTATACTGGTCATGCAAACCAAGCCAAGCACGACATCGAGTCCAGCGAGCTGCGCAAGAAGAAGCGCATGAAATGTTTGGCTTACGTTGCTGCCTTTGCCGTGTTTCAAACAGCCGTCATATTGATTTTTGTGCTCACCATTATGAAAGTAAGAACTCCTAAGTTCCGGGTGCGGTCCGCCGATTTCGATGAGTCCTTCCAAGTTGGGAACCTCTCAACCCCTTCCTTCAGTTTCAGGATGGATGCTGAACTGGGAGTCAAGAATGCCAATTTTGGAAACTACAAGTTCCAAAATAGTAGCATTTTTTTCTTATACGGTGACACCGGGGTCGGGGAAGCCGCTTTCAGCAAGTCAAAAGCCGGGTGGCGATCCACCAAGAAGTTTCATGTTTCGGTGGACCTGTCGTCAAAGAGTTTGCCTAGCAACTCACAACTGGGAAATGATCTGAGGTCTGGGGTATTGAACTTACGCAGCCAGTCCAGGTTGGATGGAAAGGTGGAGCTGTTGTTCAtcttcaagaagaagaaatccGTAAACATGGATTGCACCCTCACCATTGGTGTGGCAGAGAAACAAGTTCGACAAATTAGCTGCAAGTGA